The Ziziphus jujuba cultivar Dongzao chromosome 7, ASM3175591v1 genome includes a region encoding these proteins:
- the LOC107425437 gene encoding type I inositol polyphosphate 5-phosphatase 5, whose protein sequence is MSSPIRSSKPDAKAEMAKADQAASGSGAATTSSSCASSPDSSVKSEKKKRFIIPRLFQSKRNGRGSSEDDLLKSDGEALEKKIEERRKALMDDVPYIRKSFSERESSSGIESLNLSNFEQSMAPATEIKEFRMFVGTWNVGGKTPNIDLNLEDFLQAEGSSDIYILGFQEIVPLSAGNVLVIEDNEPAVKWLGLIHQALNKPHADSIFPDLENASKTSNNFSKDLKSPGSTLPFFQKPSLKVLSRSLRADTTLLKSCNCHVELLSHDKRRLRKLIDPGSKLDLDSDDQYEQAPKYGSVDAFLRVADIPSSRPSTSQMNYRLIASKQMVGIFMSVWTRKELVPHIAHLRISSVGRGIMGCLGNKGCISISMSLHQTSFCFVCSHLASGEKEGDELKRNADVAEILKSTQFQKICKTPCRAPERIVDHDRVIWLGDLNYRVSLSYEETRGFLEENDWDTLLEKDQLNMEREAGRVFKGFNEGRIFFAPTYKYTHNSDSYAGETVKSKKKRRTPAWCDRILWRGNGIEQLSYIRGESRFSDHRPVCGIFSVDVEVRSKNNRFRKGFSCAAPRVLEYDDCIPQRHSLYEF, encoded by the exons ATGTCTTCCCCAATTAGGAGTTCAAAACCGGATGCCAAAGCCGAAATGGCCAAAGCCGATCAAGCAGCCTCCGGCTCCGGCGCCGCCACCACTAGTAGTTCTTGCGCCTCTTCCCCCGACAGCTCCGTTAagagtgaaaagaaaaagagg TTTATAATTCCTAGGCTTTTTCAATCTAAGAGAAATGGTAGAGGAAGCTCAGAGGATGATTTACTTAAATCAGATGGAGAAG CATTAGAGAAAAAGATTGAAGAAAGGAGAAAGGCATTGATGGATGATGTTCCTTATATAAGGAAAAGCTTCTCag AAAGGGAGAGTAGTTCGGGTATTGAAAGCCTAAACCTATCCAACTTTGAACAGTCTATGGCGCCTGCAACCGAAATCAAAGAATTCCG AATGTTCGTCGGAACATGGAATGTGGGAGGAAAGACACCGAACATTGACCTCAACCTTGAAGATTTCTTGCAGGCAGAGGGCTcttcagatatatatattttagg GTTCCAGGAAATCGTTCCATTAAGCGCTGGAAACGTTCTTGTGATTGAAGACAATGAACCGGCAGTCAAATGGCTTGGTCTAATACACCAAGCACTTAACAAACCACATGCCGATTCCATATTTCCAGATTTAGAAAATGCTTCAAAAACATCGAACAACTTTTCCAAGGACTTGAAATCACCGGGAAGTACTCTCCCTTTCTTCCAGAAGCCATCACTGAAAGTTCTAAGCAGGAGTTTGAGAGCGGATACTACACTTCTCAAGTCTTGCAACTGCCATGTGGAACTGCTATCCCACGACAAGAGAAGGCTGAGGAAGCTCATTGATCCTGGAAGTAAATTGGATTTGGATTCGGATGATCAGTACGAACAAGCTCCAAAGTATGGAAGTGTAGATGCATTCCTTAGGGTTGCGGATATACCTTCTTCACGTCCTTCAACCAGCCAGATGAATTACCGACTCATAGCGAGCAAGCAGATGGTGGGCATTTTCATGTCGGTTTGGACTCGAAAAGAGTTGGTTCCTCACATTGCTCATCTTAGAATCTCTTCAGTTGGAAGAGGAATAATGGGTTGCCTCGGAAACAAG GGATGCATATCCATAAGCATGTCATTGCACCAAACAAGCTTTTGCTTCGTTTGTAGTCACTTGGCTTCTGGAGAGAAAGAGGGTGATGAGCTTAAGAGAAACGCAGATGTAGCCGAGATACTAAAAAGCACACAATTCCAAAAGATTTGCAAAACACCATGTCGTGCCCCTGAAAGAATAGTTGATCACGA CCGTGTAATTTGGCTTGGAGATTTGAATTATCGAGTGTCTTTGAGCTATGAGGAAACAAGGGGTTTTTTGGAGGAGAACGACTGGGATACTCTCTTAGAGAAAGATCAG TTGAATATGGAGCGAGAAGCAGGGAGAGTATTCAAAGGGTTTAATGAGGGAAGGATTTTTTTTGCACCGACCTACAAATACACTCATAACTCCGACTCTTATGCTGGCGAAACCGTCAAATCCAAGAAGAAACGCCGAACCCCTGCATG GTGTGATAGGATCTTATGGCGCGGAAATGGAATTGAACAATTATCATATATTCGTGGGGAATCAAGATTCTCCGATCACAGACCAGTTTGTGGAATATTTTCAGTGGATGTAGAAGTAAGGAGCAAAAACAACAGGTTTAGAAAAGGCTTTTCGTGTGCTGCTCCAAGAGTATTGGAATACGATGACTGCATACCCCAGAGACATAGTTTATATGAGTTTTAA
- the LOC125423756 gene encoding LOW QUALITY PROTEIN: type I inositol polyphosphate 5-phosphatase 5 (The sequence of the model RefSeq protein was modified relative to this genomic sequence to represent the inferred CDS: inserted 2 bases in 2 codons; deleted 1 base in 1 codon), translating into KRESSSGIESLKLSNFEQSMVPITEIKEFRMFVGTWNVRGKTPNIYLNLEYFLQAEGSSDMYILGFLEIVPLSSGNVLVIEDNEPAVKWLGLIHQALNKPHADSIFPDLENASKTKNLKSPGSTLPFFKKPSLKVLSRSLRANTTLLKSCNCHVELLSHDKRRLRKLIDPGSKLDLDSDDQYEQAPKYESVDEFLRVADIPSSRPSTSQMNYLLIASKQMVGIFMLLWTRKELVPHIAHLRISSIGRGIXGCLGNKGCISISMSLHQTSLCFVCSHLASGEKEGDELKRNADVAEIFKGTQFQKICKTPCRAPERIVDHDRVIWLGDLNYRGSLSYXETRGFLEENDWDTLLEKDEFNMEREAGRVFKGFNEGRILFAPTNKYTHNSDSYAGEIVESKKKHRTPAWCDRILWRGNGIEQLSYIRGESRFSDHRPVCGIFSVDVEVRSKNNRFRKGFSCASPRVLEYDDCIPQRHSLYEF; encoded by the exons AAAAGGGAGAGTAGTTCGGGTATTGAAAGCCTAAAGCTATCCAACTTTGAACAGTCTATGGTGCCTATAACCGAAATCAAAGAATTCCG AATGTTCGTCGGAACATGGAATGTGAGAGGAAAGACACCGAACATTTACCTCAACCTGGAATATTTCTTACAGGCAGAAGGGTCTTCAGATATGTATATTTTAGG GTTCCTTGAAATCGTTCCATTAAGCTCTGGAAACGTTCTTGTGATTGAAGACAATGAACCGGCAGTGAAATGGCTTGGTCTAATACACCAAGCACTTAACAAACCACATGCTGATTCCATATTTCCAGATTTAGAAAATGCTTCAAAAA CCAAGAACTTGAAATCACCGGGAAGTACTCTCCCTTTCTTCAAGAAGCCATCACTGAAAGTACTAAGCAGGAGTTTGAGAGCAAATACTACACTTCTCAAATCTTGCAACTGCCATGTGGAATTGCTATCCCACGACAAGAGAAGGCTGAGGAAGCTTATTGATCCTGGAAGTAAATTGGATTTGGATTCTGATGATCAGTACGAACAAGCTCCAAAGTATGAAAGTGTAGATGAATTCCTTAGGGTTGCAGATATACCTTCTTCACGTCCTTCAACCAGCCAGATGAATTACCTACTCATAGCGAGCAAACAGATGGTGGGCATTTTCATGTTACTTTGGACTCGAAAAGAGTTGGTTCCTCACATTGCTCATCTTAGAATCTCTTCAATTGGAAGAGGAA ATGGTTGCCTCGGAAACAAG GGATGCATATCCATAAGCATGTCATTGCACCAAACAAGCTTGTGCTTCGTTTGTAGTCACTTGGCTTCTGGAGAGAAAGAGGGTGATGAGCTTAAGAGAAACGCAGATGTAGCCGAGATATTTAAAGGCACACAATTCCAAAAGATTTGCAAAACACCATGTCGTGCCCCTGAAAGAATAGTTGATCACGA CCGTGTAATTTGGCTTGGAGATTTGAATTATCGAGGGTCTTTGAGCT AGGAAACAAGGGGCTTTTTGGAGGAGAACGACTGGGATACTCTCTTAGAGAAAGATGAG TTCAATATGGAGCGAGAAGCAGGGAGAGTATTCAAAGGGTTTAATGAGGGAAGGATTTTGTTTGCGCCGACCAACAAATACACTCATAACTCCGACTCTTATGCTGGCGAAATCGTCGAATCCAAGAAGAAACACCGAACCCCTGCGT GGTGTGATAGGATATTATGGCGCGGAAATGGAATTGAACAATTATCATATATTCGTGGGGAATCAAGATTCTCTGATCACAGACCAGTTTGTGGAATA TTTTCAGTGGATGTAGAAGTAAGGAGCAAAAACAACAGGTTTAGAAAAGGCTTTTCGTGTGCTTCGCCAAGAGTATTGGAATACGATGACTGCATACCCCAGAGACATAGTTTATATGAGTTTTAA
- the LOC107425428 gene encoding putative ETHYLENE INSENSITIVE 3-like 4 protein has translation MVKFHEDFNNPEDEQVGEEISYDDLKKRIWKDRVLLLKLKKKSTIEVPEPVANQDASRRKKMARAQDSVLKYMVKIMEVCKAKGFVYGIIPEKGKAVGGSSESLREWWKDKVRFDLNAPFALTQVLPAVEQLEEGEICPVSCMHLLHDLQDTTLGSLLSALLQHCAPPQRRFPLEKGLSPPWWPNGKEIWWGEQGVSHEHGPPPYKKPHDLKKAWKVSVLTAVIKHMSTDNMETMRRLVRQSKSLQDKMTAKDIATWSEVVNTEEALLQLTEKCLKISEGDEGDGKEEGENSSYLIVNEKRKNMFDREAVDFRLYACQNIMCPQSELDLGFFDKNSRTKHELLCAYRGDKDIDPSSNTQMKSVTDWMNMELAKVNQDGDVAVTNVDGDEEQSCNILAHYSSWGNSIEDLAMDAVFEMPKENMDLEDNPVSHQHISNDQQQTTSIWDLGFHWPNQA, from the coding sequence ATGGTGAAGTTTCATGAAGATTTCAATAATCCTGAAGACGaacaagttggagaagaaatcaGCTACGATGATCTCAAGAAGCGCATATGGAAAGACAGAGTTCTTCTCCTGAAGCTGAAGAAGAAAAGCACAATCGAAGTTCCCGAACCGGTAGCCAACCAAGACGCGTCCCGGAGGAAGAAGATGGCGAGAGCTCAAGATTCCGTCCTCAAGTACATGGTGAAGATCATGGAAGTTTGCAAGGCCAAAGGTTTCGTCTACGGGATCATCCCGGAGAAAGGCAAAGCCGTCGGAGGTTCGTCGGAAAGTTTACGCGAATGGTGGAAAGACAAAGTCCGGTTCGATCTGAACGCTCCTTTCGCACTCACCCAGGTCTTGCCGGCCGTAGAACAACTGGAAGAAGGTGAGATATGTCCTGTTTCCTGTATGCATCTCCTCCATGATTTGCAGGACACGACATTGGGGTCCCTTCTTTCTGCTCTGTTGCAACACTGTGCTCCTCCACAGAGGAGATTTCCATTGGAGAAAGGTTTATCTCCGCCATGGTGGCCCAACGGGAAAGAGATTTGGTGGGGTGAACAAGGTGTTTCGCATGAACATGGTCCACCTCCATATAAGAAACCCCATGATCTTAAAAAGGCTTGGAAAGTCAGTGTCTTGACGGCTGTGATCAAGCACATGTCAACCGATAATATGGAGACAATGAGAAGGTTGGTGAGGCAGTCTAAATCTTTACAAGATAAAATGACTGCAAAAGACATTGCTACTTGGTCTGAAGTTGTTAACACTGAAGAAGCACTTCTACAACTCACCGAGAAATGCCTCAAAATCTCAGAAGGGGATGAAGGTGATGGGAAAGAAGAAGGAGAGAATTCCTCCTATTTGATTGTCAATGAGAAAAGGAAGAACATGTTTGATAGAGAAGCCGTCGATTTTCGACTCTATGCTTGCCAAAACATAATGTGTCCCCAAAGCGAATTGGATCTGGGATTCTTTGACAAGAATTCAAGAACGAAACATGAATTACTATGTGCGTACCGGGGTGATAAAGATATCGATCCCTCGAGCAATACGCAGATGAAAAGCGTGACGGATTGGATGAATATGGAGCTCGCGAAGGTGAATCAGGATGGCGATGTTGCGGTTACCAATGTAGATGGTGATGAAGAGCAATCTTGCAATATATTGGCTCACTATTCGAGCTGGGGTAATAGCATTGAAGATCTAGCTATGGATGCAGTTTTCGAGATGCCAAAGGAAAACATGGACTTGGAAGACAACCCCGTATCACACCAGCATATCTCAAATGATCAACAACAAACAACTTCTATTTGGGATTTGGGTTTTCATTGGCCAAATCAAGCTTAG
- the LOC107425425 gene encoding ETHYLENE INSENSITIVE 3-like 5 protein: MVKFHEDLNNPEEEEEDVGEEISYDDLKKRMWKDRVLLQKLKKKSKIEDPEPLTKQDASRRKKMARAQDSILKYMVKIMEVCKAKGFVYGIVPEKGKAVGGSSESLRQWWKDKVRFDQNAPLALTEVLPALEQLEEGEICPISCMHLLHDLQDTTLGSLLSALLQHCAPPQRRFPLEKGLAPPWWPNGQELWWGEQGVSHEHGPPPYKKPHDLKKAWKVSVLTAVIKHMSTDNMETMRRLVRQSKCLQDKMTAKDITTWSKVVNTEEALLRLTEKCLIISEGDEGDGKEEEGENSSYLIVNEKRKNMFDREAVDFPLYACQNTMCPQSELALGFLDKNSRTNHELLCAYRVDKDIDPSSNTQMKSVTDWMNMELANVNQDGDIAVTNVDGDEEQSCNILAHYSSWGNRIEDLSMDAVFEMPKENMDLEDNPVLHQHISNDQQQTTSIWDLGFHWPYQA, encoded by the coding sequence ATGGTGAAGTTTCATGAAGATCTCAATAAtcctgaagaagaagaagaagacgttGGAGAAGAAATCAGCTACGACGATCTCAAGAAGCGCATGTGGAAAGACAGAGTTCTCCTCCAGAAGctgaagaagaaaagtaaaatcgAAGATCCCGAACCGCTAACCAAACAAGACGCGTCCCGGAGGAAGAAGATGGCGAGAGCTCAAGATTCCATCCTCAAGTACATGGTGAAGATCATGGAAGTTTGCAAGGCCAAAGGTTTCGTCTACGGGATCGTCCCGGAGAAAGGCAAAGCCGTCGGAGGTTCGTCGGAAAGTTTACGCCAATGGTGGAAAGACAAAGTCCGGTTCGATCAGAACGCTCCTCTCGCACTCACCGAGGTCTTGCCCGCCCTAGAACAACTGGAAGAAGGTGAGATATGTCCTATTTCCTGTATGCATCTCCTCCATGATTTGCAGGACACGACATTGGGGTCCCTTCTTTCTGCTCTGTTGCAACACTGTGCTCCTCCACAGAGGAGATTTCCATTGGAGAAAGGTTTAGCTCCGCCATGGTGGCCCAATGGGCAAGAGCTTTGGTGGGGTGAACAAGGTGTTTCGCATGAACATGGTCCACCTCCATATAAGAAACCCCATGATCTTAAAAAGGCTTGGAAAGTCAGTGTCTTGACGGCTGTGATCAAGCACATGTCAACCGATAATATGGAGACAATGAGAAGGTTGGTGAGGCAGTCTAAATGTTTACAAGATAAAATGACTGCAAAAGACATTACTACTTGGTCTAAAGTTGTCAACACTGAAGAAGCACTTCTACGACTCACCGAGAAATGCCTCATAATCTCTGAAGGGGATGAAGGTGatgggaaagaagaagaaggagagaaTTCCTCCTATTTGATTGTCAATGAGAAAAGGAAGAACATGTTTGATAGAGAAGCCGTCGATTTTCCACTCTATGCTTGCCAAAACACAATGTGTCCCCAGAGCGAATTGGCTCTGGGATTCTTGGACAAGAATTCAAGAACGAACCACGAATTACTATGTGCGTACCGGGTTGATAAGGATATTGATCCCTCGAGCAATACACAGATGAAAAGCGTGACGGATTGGATGAATATGGAGCTCGCGAATGTGAATCAGGATGGCGATATTGCGGTTACCAATGTAGATGGTGATGAAGAGCAATCTTGCAATATATTGGCTCACTATTCGAGCTGGGGTAATCGCATTGAAGATCTATCTATGGATGCAGTTTTCGAGATGCCAAAGGAAAACATGGACTTGGAAGACAACCCCGTATTACACCAGCATATCTCAAATGATCAACAACAAACAACTTCTATTTGGGATTTGGGTTTTCATTGGCCATATCAAGCTTAG